AACGGCGGGCACTCCTGCTGAGCCAACCACAGCgttctgcgggaaggagctgaggatgggccCGGGGAAGGTGACCACGGAGGCCGGGGGTTGGATCACCACAGTGGAGTCGGGGCACTGGCGCACGCAGGGCTCGTTGTAGCTGTCAGCCAGTGGGGCCGGGGCGGCCACCCCACAGGCAGGGGCACACAGGCTGGAGCAGGACATTCTTTGGTTCAGGAGATGAAGCTGTGAGAGTAGGCAGAGCCATGGTCAGAATAGAAATGGAACACAAATCCTTCATGCCTCTCTTGCATTTGGAGCATGTGCTGAGGAAATGCTCTGCATCATATCAGTCAGTCAGAGCAAAAATACAATATTCACTTGAAATGCTGTTGTAAAGCACCTGCTCTTCCTGCATGAGACTATGTCCCAGCTGAGCCAGAGGGTGGAGTAAAACTCCCTCAcagaaagcagtgagaaaatCATGGAGAGCGCAGAGGATAAAATTGCATCAGTAAGCTCAGGACATTGCGCCTAAAAGTTTAAATATCcattatttccatatttctgaaaaaaaatatgatcaCACCCAGACTTATCAGGCACTAAGAATAAAGTGTTAGAGCCCACAGCAAAGAAGCACTTGACAGAAGTACTGCTAAGAAACTGAGGAGATACATAAGGCATAGACTTACCACGCTGAGATGGAGAGTCAAGTGGAGGAAGGTGGATAGTGGACTGCAAAGCCCTCAGCTCTTTTATACCTGTCCCAGACATCCCCAAGCATCGACTTGAGGGCGGTAGTGGCAGAAGCCCCAGATAATCATGAAATAAAGCCAACAGTCTTCATGACACACAAGGAGTGATGCGGAGCAATTATATCCCTCATCACTGGTACCCTGAGTAACAAACATGCCCTGGAGAAGAAGAATGTGATGGGAGGGTCAAACA
The DNA window shown above is from Meleagris gallopavo isolate NT-WF06-2002-E0010 breed Aviagen turkey brand Nicholas breeding stock unplaced genomic scaffold, Turkey_5.1 ChrUn_random_7180001829961, whole genome shotgun sequence and carries:
- the LOC100550780 gene encoding claw keratin-like, translating into MSCSSLCAPACGVAAPAPLADSYNEPCVRQCPDSTVVIQPPASVVTFPGPILSSFPQNAVVGSAGVPAVGSGLGGTFGRSAGFGGYGGLGGYGGSYGLGGFGGYGGFGSCGYGSWGRGHRYLSGSCGPC